A part of Rhinatrema bivittatum chromosome 16, aRhiBiv1.1, whole genome shotgun sequence genomic DNA contains:
- the LOC115078643 gene encoding rhomboid-related protein 4-like, whose product MAVGRIPIVTLAVITLAITLYLHPLKAHSDICLSVDAVWNHRQWLRLLLAPFHHLNTCHLVLNMISFFLTGWYIEWSLGSGWAGYMFGTFSILVGFVYLLLNLVLAYTLEDPSYMMHCAIGFSGVLFSLKMVQYAQAPTLAGFLHTTLLLSLLECVFIHLFFSKASFLGHLAGILIGLAYTQGPLRTMMELLTSPKSARGKVSRTPTKAHRENRCHHKERRAGLGTTPTLHHGTHINPNRVFPPALAERG is encoded by the exons ATGGCAGTTGGCAGAATCCCCATCGTCACATTAGCTGTGATAACCCTAGCCATTACCCTGTACCTCCATCCTCTGAAGGCCCACAGTGACATCTGTCTGAGCGTGGATGCGGTATGgaaccacagacaatggctgcgGCTCCTCCTTGCTCCCTTCCATCACCTCAATACCTGCCATCTGGTGTTAAACATGATCTCATTTTTCCTGACTGGCTGGTACATAGAATGGAGCCTGGGCAGTGGCTGGGCTGGGTATATGTTTGGCACCTTTTCTATCTTGGTTGGGTTTGTGTACCTGCTCCTGAACTTAGTACTGGCCTATACTCTGGAGGACCCATCTTACATGATGCACTGTGCCATTGGATTCTCAG GCGTccttttctctctgaagatgGTTCAATATGCCCAGGCTCCAACCCTAGCTGGGTTCCTGCACACCACGCTGCTGCTGTCTTTGCTGGAATGTGTCTTCATCCACCTCTTCTTCTCAAA GGCATCATTCTTAGGCCACCTCGCAGGCATTCTCATTGGCCTAGCCTACACACAAGGTCCCTTGCGCACAATGATGGAACTTCTAACCAGCCCGAAGAGTGCAAGAGGTAAGGTCAGCAGGACTCCCACTAAAGCCCACAGAGAAAACAGATGTCATCACAAGGAAAGACGTGCTGGATTGGGTACTACACCGACACTACACCATGGCACCCATATCAATCCCAACAGGGTTTTTCCCCCCGCACTGGCAGAGAGAGGTTAG